Within the Halalkalicoccus sp. NIPERK01 genome, the region GGCGCCGACGACGGCGAGTCTCACGCCTCCACCTCCCGTTCGAGTTGGGGTTCGATCACGAGCAGTCCCTTCTCGGCGGCGAGTTCGCGAACCCGCTTGAGGGCCTCCGAGACGCCGTTCGCCTGGGCGGCCAGCCGGAGCCGGGCGCTCGGGCGGTCGTCCTCGGGGGCCGACAGCGAGAAGTCCAGTACGGAGAGGTTCGCACACTCCTCGAACCACCGGAGGGTGTCCGAGAGGTCCGTCTCGATGAGCGGGCCGACGAGCACGACCGAGACCTCCTCGGCGTAGCGCTCCTCGCCGGCCTGGATGACGTTGATACCCGCATCCCGGAGCGCCTCGACGATCCCCGGAAAGCGTTCGGGGGCACACTCGAGGTCGACCTCGACGGGGATCCGCCCTCGTGGGGTGAGGTTGCCCCGCTCGTGGTAGATCGACAGCAGGTTGCCGCCGTTGTCGGCGATCGGGGCCAGTGCGTTCAGCAGTTCGCCCGGCTCGTCCGTGAGTTCGAGCCGGACGGTGTGTGCGCGGGCGTCGCTCACCGACGCCCACCTCCTGAG harbors:
- a CDS encoding amino acid-binding protein gives rise to the protein MSDARAHTVRLELTDEPGELLNALAPIADNGGNLLSIYHERGNLTPRGRIPVEVDLECAPERFPGIVEALRDAGINVIQAGEERYAEEVSVVLVGPLIETDLSDTLRWFEECANLSVLDFSLSAPEDDRPSARLRLAAQANGVSEALKRVRELAAEKGLLVIEPQLEREVEA